A window of the Pongo abelii isolate AG06213 chromosome 10, NHGRI_mPonAbe1-v2.0_pri, whole genome shotgun sequence genome harbors these coding sequences:
- the TRIAP1 gene encoding TP53-regulated inhibitor of apoptosis 1, with protein sequence MTSECAVVAAATTVAMNSVGEACTDMKREYDQCFNRWFAEKFLKGDSSGDPCTDLFKRYQQCVQKAIKEKEIPIEGLEFMGHGKEKPENSS encoded by the exons ATGACATCAGAGTGCGCCGTCGTCGCCGCCGCCACCACTGTCGCCATGAACAGTGTGGGGGAGGCATGCACGGACATGAAGCGCGAGTACGACCAGTGCTTCAATCGCTGGTTCGCCGAGAAGTTTCTCAAGGGGGACAGCTCCGGGGACCCGTGCACCGACCTCTTCAAGCGCTACCAGCAGTGTGTTCAG AAAGCaataaaggagaaagagattCCTATTGAAGGACTGGAGTTCATGGGCCATGGCAAAGAAAAGCCTGAAAATTCTTCTTGA
- the LOC103892145 gene encoding cytochrome c oxidase subunit 6A1, mitochondrial, translated as MPRILTRTLSSRMIVLRLMPVGGRYPIVTSFGGCSTAPRANFPLPLPALRQSKSKMAAVGVSSVSRLLGRSRPQLGRPMSSGAHGEEGSARMWKTLTFLVALPGVAVSMLNVYLKSRHGEHERPEFIAYPHLRIRTKPFPWGDGNHTLFHNPRVNPLPTGYEDE; from the exons ATGCCGAGGATTTTGACAAGGACTCTGTCGTCCCGGATGATAGTGCTCAGGTTAATGCCAGTGGGAGGGCGGTACCCAATAGTAACTTCCTTTGGAGGTTGTAGTACCGCCCCCAGAGCCAATTTTCCACTTCCGCTTCCGGCGCTGCGGCAGTCCAAATCAAAAATGGCGGCAGTTGGTGTGTCCTCGGTTTCTCGGCTGCTGGGTCGGTCCCGCCCACAGCTGGGGCGGCCTATGTCGAGTGGCGCCCATGGCGAAGAGGGCTCTG CTCGCATGTGGAAGACCCTCACGTTCTTAGTCGCGCTCCCCGGGGTGGCAGTCAGCATGCTGAATGTGTACTTGAAGTCGCGCCACGGAGAGCACGAGAGACCCGAGTTCATCGCCTACCCCCATCTCCGCATCAGGACCAAG CCGTTTCCCTGGGGAGATGGTAACCATACTCTATTCCATAACCCTCGTGTGAATCCACTTCCAACTGGCTACGAAGATGAATAA